Below is a genomic region from Pirellulales bacterium.
TTCGTGCTGCAACGTATCGCAGAACTTGAGGGCTCGGAGCGTGTTCTATATTGGATGACGTCAAAAGCGCCGGATGCGGTGTGATGGCTCGGCCGGACGGTTCCTGGCCGGCCCGCCCCCATTCGGCCATTCACGTTTCCCGTATAATTGCCCTGCGTCCGGGGCGGCAGCTTGTACCGTGAGGCGATCAGACGTCTGCCTGTTTGTTCCAGGAAGCCATTTCAGACCTTAACCGACCGTACTCGTGGTGCGAGAACTTTACGGTCGGCTCCCTGCTCGTCTGAAATGAGCGATCCCAAGGCCGCGCTGCGTAGCTGGTCAACCGATCAAGGACTGAAACGGAAAAACGTCGGAAGATGAGATTCCCACGTATCGTATATCCGCTTTTGCTGGCGGCTTATCCGCCGCTTTTTCTCTATGCGCACAACCCGGGGCACGTGCTGCACCGATCTTTCTTCACGGCACTGGGAACGATCGGGGTCTCGACCCTGATTGCCTGGTCCGTGCTGGCGGTGCTGATGCGCAGTTGGGAAAAGTCCGCGCTCACTGTGGGAGCGGGCATCGTGCTCACGTTTACCTTTGGATTTGTCCGCGAGACCTTGTCTCCGTGGATTAGCTCCTACCTCTTGCTGGGTGTCTGGATCTCGCTGTTTTTTCTTGCCGCGTATTACTGCACTTGTCTGAAATCGTCCCTCGCCGTCTGGACCAGGGCCTGCAACGCGATCGCGGGAATTTTGATAGCCTTTCCCTTGATCAGCATCTTGATCCAGCAGTCGACAGCCGGACAGATTCAACTCCCTAGCCCCCGCGCCGACCAGCGCGAGAGCCGCTCCACGAACTCGCTCGATCTATTCGCGACAGCTCCCATCGAGACCGAGCCAAGAGATCCGACAACGCTCCCGGACATCTATTTCATTATCCTCGATGCGTATGGCCGGGAGGACGTGCTCAAGGATCTCTACGACTTCGACAATCACCCCTTTGTCGAGGCCCTGTGTGCAAAGGGGTTCTACGTGGCGGACCGCTCTACCTCGAACTACAGCCAGACTGGGTTGTCCATCGGTTCCTGCTTGAACCTGCAATACCTGGATGGGCTGCTGCAAGCGGTGTCCGAGTACGAAAAGAGCAAGGCCTACTTCATCCCCCTGGTCGAGAAAAGTGCCCTGATCAACACGTTGCGAGAACATGGCTATTCGATCGTCTCGTTCGTGACCGATGTTCCGGAGATGGGCTTTTACTCGTCGGACGTGAAACTGAATACTGACGTGTCGGTGAATCACTTCCACAATGCCTTGCAGAATGCAACCCCCTGGCCAGATCTCGTCCGGCTCACACGCTCTCGACGTGCGGTGGACGTACACCGAGACATGCTGCAATTCAAGCTCGACGCTCTTGGTGGCGTTGCCCGACTTCCCCATGAGCCGAAATTCGTGTTTGCCTATTTCAGCGTGCCGCATCCACCATTCGTGTTCGATCGCACGGGGGCGTCGCTCGACATCCCAGGCGAATTCAATCACGACGACGGGGACATGCTTGTCGGTCATCGCATGAGCAAGGTCGAATATCGCAAGGCCTATTGCGAGCAGCTACTTTATGTGAACACGTGCATGCTCCAAGCAGTCGACCAGTTGCTGGCAGAATCCAAGCGGCCGCCGATTATTTTCCTGGTGGGGGATCACGGACCGCGTTCGGAACTCTCTTGGAACAGTGCCGCACGAACTAATGTCACCGAGTGCATGTCGAACCTGTTCGCGTGTTACCTGCCGAATCACCTGGGCGAAGATGATTTGTACCCGGAAATCTCCCTGGTCAATGCCTTTCGGCTGGTGCTGAATCACTACTTCGGAGCGAACCTGGAACTGCTGGACGACGCGAACTATTTTTCTACCAGTGAGACGCCCTACCGATTTCTCAATGTCACGGAGCGCGTGCAGGGGAGAG
It encodes:
- a CDS encoding sulfatase-like hydrolase/transferase, which translates into the protein MRFPRIVYPLLLAAYPPLFLYAHNPGHVLHRSFFTALGTIGVSTLIAWSVLAVLMRSWEKSALTVGAGIVLTFTFGFVRETLSPWISSYLLLGVWISLFFLAAYYCTCLKSSLAVWTRACNAIAGILIAFPLISILIQQSTAGQIQLPSPRADQRESRSTNSLDLFATAPIETEPRDPTTLPDIYFIILDAYGREDVLKDLYDFDNHPFVEALCAKGFYVADRSTSNYSQTGLSIGSCLNLQYLDGLLQAVSEYEKSKAYFIPLVEKSALINTLREHGYSIVSFVTDVPEMGFYSSDVKLNTDVSVNHFHNALQNATPWPDLVRLTRSRRAVDVHRDMLQFKLDALGGVARLPHEPKFVFAYFSVPHPPFVFDRTGASLDIPGEFNHDDGDMLVGHRMSKVEYRKAYCEQLLYVNTCMLQAVDQLLAESKRPPIIFLVGDHGPRSELSWNSAARTNVTECMSNLFACYLPNHLGEDDLYPEISLVNAFRLVLNHYFGANLELLDDANYFSTSETPYRFLNVTERVQGREP